From the Prosthecobacter fusiformis genome, one window contains:
- a CDS encoding ABC transporter substrate-binding protein has product MITRPIFLLGSLGILLSAFTGCNKSGGDTILIGEFASLTGKEATFGTSSHEGTILAIKEINAAGGVLGKQLELKTEDDQSKAGEPANVVNKLISKDGVVAILGEVASSRSLEAAPICQENGIPMITPASTNPKVTETGDYIFRVCFIDPFQGTVMANFAANTLKAKKVAVFTDVKSDYSKGLAKFFKEGFLKAGGEIVAELDFNGGDKDFKGQLTAIKSAVPDAVFVPGYYTDVALICIQAKQLGLNVPLFGGDGWESETLVKLGGDAVEGHYFSTHYAADAASPKVTAFVDAYKKEYNGKVPDCMAALGYDSVFFLVDAIKRAESTEPAKLRDALAATKEFEAVTGKVAINENRDAVKSAVILQIKDGKFKYLETVNP; this is encoded by the coding sequence ATGATAACTCGCCCCATTTTCCTTTTAGGATCGCTCGGAATTCTTCTTTCCGCCTTCACTGGATGCAACAAGAGCGGCGGAGATACCATCCTCATCGGCGAATTTGCCTCCCTGACGGGCAAGGAAGCCACCTTCGGCACTTCCTCCCATGAAGGCACCATCCTGGCCATCAAAGAAATCAATGCGGCCGGCGGCGTGCTGGGCAAGCAACTTGAACTGAAGACCGAAGATGACCAGTCCAAAGCTGGCGAGCCAGCCAACGTGGTGAACAAGCTCATCTCCAAAGACGGCGTCGTGGCCATCCTGGGCGAAGTGGCCTCCAGCCGCTCTCTCGAAGCCGCTCCTATCTGCCAGGAAAATGGCATCCCAATGATCACCCCAGCCTCGACCAACCCGAAGGTGACGGAGACGGGCGATTACATCTTCCGCGTCTGCTTCATCGATCCCTTCCAGGGCACCGTGATGGCCAACTTCGCCGCGAATACGCTGAAAGCGAAAAAGGTGGCTGTCTTCACGGATGTGAAGAGCGATTACAGCAAAGGCTTGGCGAAGTTCTTCAAGGAAGGTTTCCTCAAGGCCGGTGGTGAGATCGTGGCTGAGCTGGATTTCAATGGTGGCGACAAGGACTTCAAGGGCCAGCTTACGGCCATCAAATCCGCCGTGCCGGATGCCGTTTTTGTTCCAGGTTATTATACCGACGTGGCCCTGATCTGCATTCAGGCCAAGCAGCTCGGTCTGAATGTTCCCCTCTTTGGCGGTGACGGCTGGGAAAGTGAAACCCTCGTCAAACTCGGCGGTGATGCGGTGGAAGGTCACTACTTCTCCACCCATTACGCTGCTGATGCAGCCTCCCCCAAGGTGACGGCTTTTGTCGATGCTTACAAAAAGGAATACAATGGCAAGGTGCCAGACTGCATGGCCGCTCTGGGTTATGACTCTGTGTTCTTCCTGGTGGATGCCATCAAGCGCGCTGAATCCACGGAGCCAGCCAAGCTGCGCGATGCGCTGGCTGCGACCAAGGAATTCGAAGCGGTGACTGGCAAAGTGGCCATCAATGAAAACCGTGATGCGGTAAAGTCCGCTGTGATCCTGCAGATCAAAGACGGCAAATTCAAGTATCTGGAAACAGTCAATCCCTGA
- a CDS encoding ABC transporter permease subunit, whose amino-acid sequence MDWFLQQLINGLALGSIYALIALGYTMVYGVLRFINFAHSDVLMLGAFSAYFLAPAVEKIIPLPSIAGALIIVLLSAVICAGIGMLIEFLAYRPLRSRPKLTVLITAIGVSLFIEFTCQHPAVLGADTKSFPRLLVENDLHLGGLVIGSNDLVIVATTLLLLAGLWFIVQHTKTGTAMRAVSFNQQAAALMGININRIIAFTFGLGSALAAVAGILYAMKAPGIDPLMGVQPGLRAFVAAVLGGIGNLPGAALGGLLLGLLETYAGGTPGLSNYRDGIAFAILILILLFKPAGLLGKATVEKV is encoded by the coding sequence CTGGACTGGTTTCTTCAGCAACTCATCAACGGCCTCGCCCTCGGTTCCATCTATGCGCTCATCGCGCTGGGTTATACCATGGTTTACGGGGTGCTCAGGTTCATCAACTTCGCCCATAGCGATGTGCTGATGCTGGGTGCTTTCTCCGCCTACTTCCTGGCACCTGCGGTTGAAAAGATCATACCTCTGCCGTCCATCGCCGGTGCTCTCATCATTGTGCTGCTTTCAGCCGTGATCTGCGCAGGCATCGGTATGCTGATCGAGTTCCTGGCCTATCGCCCACTGCGTTCACGCCCGAAGCTGACGGTGCTCATCACTGCCATTGGGGTGTCCTTGTTCATTGAATTTACCTGCCAGCATCCTGCTGTGCTGGGTGCGGACACCAAGTCCTTCCCCCGGCTTTTGGTGGAAAATGATCTGCACCTGGGTGGTCTCGTGATCGGCAGCAATGACTTGGTCATCGTGGCGACCACCCTTTTGTTGTTGGCCGGGCTCTGGTTCATCGTCCAGCACACCAAGACCGGCACGGCCATGCGGGCGGTTTCCTTCAATCAGCAGGCTGCGGCTCTGATGGGGATCAACATCAACCGCATCATTGCTTTCACTTTCGGTCTGGGATCAGCACTGGCGGCGGTCGCGGGTATCCTTTATGCGATGAAGGCCCCCGGCATTGATCCTCTCATGGGAGTGCAACCGGGGCTGCGGGCTTTCGTGGCTGCGGTTCTCGGCGGCATTGGCAACCTGCCGGGCGCTGCCCTGGGTGGTCTGCTGCTGGGACTGCTGGAAACCTATGCGGGTGGCACGCCCGGCCTCTCCAACTACCGAGACGGCATCGCCTTTGCCATTCTGATCCTCATTCTCCTGTTCAAACCCGCCGGGCTGCTCGGCAAAGCCACGGTTGAAAAAGTATGA
- the hisD gene encoding histidinol dehydrogenase → MKIIRHTDPTWQETAAALNRRAEASDAVQEVVSGVIKEVRARGNAAVLEFTERFDGAQLTAESMAISQDELAGSWNLAGPDLLQSLIASHRNVFSFAQKSLRQNWSGTNEQGAQVGEVYHPFERVGCYVPGGSAPLVSTAIMTVTLASAAGVPEIVVCTPCGKDGTVNPGLLAALKLAGATEVYKIGGAQAIAAMAYGTETIRPVAKIFGPGNSFVVEAKRQAFGVVSIDLLPGPSEVLILADRTGNASFIAADILAQAEHGKDSQAGFITDDAALLDKVAAEVDRQCAKLSRQAQLRPVLEKGVFLLLAPSLEEGARLVNAYAPEHLTLITERESDILPLIRTAGAIFLGNDSPVAVGDFLAGPSHTLPTGGAGKSFPGLTVDMFQRRTSIIRLDKASVTLSEPIVRSFATVEGLDAHGESVAIRAR, encoded by the coding sequence ATGAAGATCATTCGCCACACCGACCCCACCTGGCAGGAAACCGCTGCCGCCCTGAACCGCCGCGCTGAAGCCAGCGATGCTGTCCAAGAGGTCGTCTCGGGTGTCATCAAGGAAGTCCGTGCCCGGGGAAACGCCGCCGTGCTGGAATTTACCGAGCGTTTTGACGGTGCCCAGTTGACTGCGGAATCCATGGCCATTTCTCAGGATGAACTGGCCGGTTCCTGGAATCTCGCCGGTCCGGATCTGCTCCAATCCCTCATCGCCTCCCATCGCAACGTCTTCTCCTTCGCCCAGAAAAGCCTTCGTCAAAACTGGTCCGGCACCAATGAGCAGGGAGCCCAGGTCGGGGAGGTGTATCATCCCTTTGAGCGCGTCGGCTGTTACGTCCCTGGCGGCTCTGCTCCATTGGTCTCAACGGCTATCATGACTGTCACCCTCGCTTCCGCCGCAGGTGTGCCGGAGATTGTTGTCTGCACCCCATGCGGCAAAGACGGCACGGTGAATCCCGGCCTCCTCGCCGCGCTCAAGCTTGCCGGAGCCACGGAGGTTTATAAAATCGGCGGCGCGCAGGCCATCGCCGCCATGGCCTACGGCACCGAAACCATCCGCCCCGTCGCCAAGATTTTCGGTCCCGGTAACAGCTTCGTCGTCGAGGCCAAACGCCAAGCCTTCGGTGTCGTCTCCATTGACCTTCTCCCTGGCCCCAGTGAAGTCTTGATCCTCGCTGACCGCACCGGAAATGCATCCTTCATCGCCGCCGACATCCTAGCCCAGGCGGAACATGGCAAGGACAGCCAGGCCGGTTTCATCACCGACGACGCCGCGCTGCTGGACAAAGTCGCTGCCGAGGTGGACCGCCAGTGTGCAAAGCTCAGCCGTCAGGCACAATTGAGGCCCGTTTTAGAAAAAGGCGTTTTCCTTCTCCTGGCTCCTTCACTGGAAGAAGGTGCCCGCCTCGTCAATGCCTACGCTCCGGAGCATTTGACCCTCATTACCGAGCGCGAAAGCGACATCCTGCCCCTCATCCGCACGGCGGGTGCCATCTTCCTGGGCAATGATTCCCCGGTCGCCGTCGGTGATTTCCTGGCCGGTCCTAGCCACACCCTGCCCACGGGCGGTGCGGGCAAATCCTTCCCCGGCCTGACGGTGGACATGTTCCAACGCCGCACCAGCATCATCCGCCTGGACAAAGCCAGCGTCACCCTTTCCGAGCCCATCGTCCGCTCCTTCGCCACCGTCGAAGGCCTCGATGCCCACGGCGAATCCGTCGCCATCCGCGCACGGTAG